In the Synechococcus sp. UW179A genome, one interval contains:
- a CDS encoding SulP family inorganic anion transporter translates to MASGSVPRQMNVGFGNPSKDLLSGLVVAFAMIPEAIAFSGIAGVDPQVGLFGAFLLSITIAFVGGRSAMITSATGSTALLMTGLVATGEARGEGLGLTYLLVAGVVTGILQIIWGWLRLAYQMRFVPLGVLSGFVNALALLIFQAQFPQLGINLHFGETDAAGHAHDLLPQGSQIPVIWGLVVLGLLIIYGLPRLTRLVPSQLVAIIVLTVISIGFSLDIPTVSSLGDLPTGLPIPSWPFGSPDEIKVPFSLETLGIVLPTALAISLVGLMETFLTQDILDERTDSNSNKNVEARGQGIANIVSSLFGGMAGCALVGQSVMNIDNGGRTRLSTLFSGVSLLAMILLGRPWLEQIPMAALVAVMISIAVSTADIAGLRRLRSIPKSDTAVMLMTFAVTMLTTPHNLALGVIAGVALAGILFSRKVAKVIRVDAVDVNEEMRRYVVNGQLFFVSKIYFVQGFDVHDHPNQVTIDMSAAHIWDQSGVSALNQVIRKLEQGGSKVEVLGLNEESLNLFERIGSQPNGGHG, encoded by the coding sequence ATGGCCTCAGGATCCGTGCCTCGGCAGATGAATGTCGGCTTCGGCAACCCAAGCAAGGATCTGCTGTCCGGACTTGTGGTGGCCTTCGCCATGATTCCGGAGGCGATTGCGTTCTCTGGCATTGCCGGTGTGGATCCGCAGGTTGGCCTGTTTGGAGCGTTTCTGCTGTCGATCACGATCGCCTTTGTCGGTGGTCGCTCAGCGATGATCACCTCTGCCACAGGCTCTACAGCACTGCTGATGACTGGGCTTGTCGCCACCGGGGAGGCGCGCGGAGAGGGACTGGGATTGACCTACCTCCTTGTTGCCGGTGTGGTCACAGGCATCCTGCAAATTATCTGGGGTTGGCTGCGTTTGGCCTACCAAATGCGTTTCGTGCCTCTAGGCGTGCTCAGCGGCTTTGTGAATGCGCTGGCGTTGCTGATCTTCCAGGCACAGTTTCCCCAGCTGGGCATCAATCTGCACTTCGGCGAAACCGATGCGGCGGGCCACGCCCATGACCTGCTGCCTCAAGGCAGCCAGATTCCGGTGATCTGGGGACTGGTCGTGCTCGGGCTGTTGATCATCTATGGATTGCCGCGCCTGACACGACTAGTGCCATCACAGCTGGTGGCCATCATTGTGCTGACCGTGATCTCGATCGGTTTCAGCCTGGATATCCCCACCGTGAGCAGCCTCGGAGACTTGCCAACCGGACTGCCGATTCCGAGCTGGCCGTTCGGTTCGCCGGACGAGATCAAGGTTCCCTTCAGTCTCGAGACTTTGGGAATCGTTCTGCCAACGGCCCTGGCGATCTCACTGGTGGGTCTGATGGAGACCTTTCTGACCCAGGACATCCTCGATGAACGCACCGACAGCAACTCCAACAAGAACGTGGAAGCAAGAGGTCAGGGCATCGCCAACATCGTGTCCTCCCTGTTTGGGGGCATGGCCGGCTGCGCCCTGGTTGGTCAGTCGGTCATGAACATCGACAACGGTGGACGAACCAGGCTCTCCACTCTCTTTTCAGGGGTCAGCCTGCTGGCCATGATTCTGCTGGGACGGCCATGGCTCGAACAGATCCCCATGGCCGCACTGGTAGCTGTGATGATCAGCATCGCTGTGAGCACAGCTGATATCGCCGGGCTGCGTCGGCTCCGGTCGATCCCAAAGAGCGACACGGCGGTGATGCTGATGACCTTCGCCGTCACCATGCTCACCACGCCCCACAATCTGGCGCTTGGAGTGATTGCAGGAGTGGCTTTGGCAGGCATTTTGTTCAGCCGCAAAGTGGCCAAAGTGATCCGTGTTGATGCAGTGGATGTGAATGAGGAGATGCGCCGCTATGTCGTGAACGGACAGTTGTTTTTCGTAAGCAAGATTTATTTTGTTCAGGGATTTGATGTTCATGACCATCCCAACCAGGTCACCATTGATATGTCAGCTGCTCATATCTGGGATCAAAGCGGTGTGAGCGCTCTGAACCAGGTGATTCGCAAGCTTGAGCAAGGCGGATCAAAAGTCGAAGTGCTGGGATTAAACGAAGAAAGTCTCAATCTCTTTGAACGGATTGGATCCCAACCCAATGGTGGGCATGGCTGA
- a CDS encoding FAD-binding protein, translated as MNPLASDAKSLGCLTPSPELLKQLMLQPLGSVPVRVCSGGNSSRCAGDGSWTVDLRRHRKVCYHENSREIEFGTGLTMAELLQVLRASDRSIPIGLSGLTGSGFILTGGMGPLSRSQGLALDSITAIDGIWGSGEPFALSEHQTAEDVCRWRALMGASPFLAIVTRLRLRTQRLQPLQVRHGLIPPSQLSELIQIAESWPETCSLQWSWGKRLEIYAVDCSSDKPISRKLKELDPILGRDQHAAIQHCKDQLEQPTFGSLASQAVASRPVHSEVLARLGPALKHEAGPLMELLSCRMQERPHGECRISAQQLGGATMRIKRESSSFVHRDSMWKPWITAAWNPGDRSGRQQSLEWMNQVSADLSTTCPGVHLAQLHDHLPGHQRELVDAFGDWLPELRQLKSALDPEGRLPPL; from the coding sequence ATGAACCCGCTGGCGAGTGATGCAAAGAGCCTTGGTTGCCTGACTCCCAGTCCGGAGCTGTTGAAGCAGCTGATGCTGCAACCGCTCGGATCCGTGCCCGTGCGGGTTTGCTCAGGAGGAAACAGCAGTCGCTGCGCAGGCGATGGCAGCTGGACAGTGGATCTGCGACGACACCGGAAGGTCTGCTATCACGAGAACTCAAGAGAAATCGAGTTCGGAACCGGCCTGACGATGGCCGAGCTGCTGCAGGTCTTACGAGCCTCTGACCGCAGCATTCCCATCGGACTCTCTGGTCTGACCGGCAGCGGCTTCATCCTCACGGGAGGAATGGGTCCCCTGAGCCGTTCCCAGGGGCTTGCCCTGGACTCCATCACCGCAATCGACGGGATCTGGGGGTCAGGTGAGCCCTTTGCCCTTTCGGAGCATCAAACAGCAGAGGATGTGTGCCGCTGGCGCGCCCTGATGGGTGCCTCACCATTCTTGGCAATCGTCACGCGGCTGCGCCTGCGCACCCAACGACTCCAACCGCTGCAGGTGCGCCATGGGTTGATCCCTCCGTCGCAACTATCAGAGCTGATCCAGATCGCGGAGAGCTGGCCTGAAACCTGCAGCCTGCAATGGAGCTGGGGGAAGAGGTTGGAGATCTATGCCGTGGACTGCAGCTCCGATAAACCCATATCCCGAAAGCTGAAAGAACTTGATCCAATCCTGGGAAGAGATCAGCACGCTGCAATCCAGCACTGCAAGGATCAACTGGAGCAGCCGACCTTTGGCAGCCTTGCCTCTCAAGCCGTTGCTTCTAGACCCGTTCACAGCGAAGTGCTCGCGCGTCTCGGTCCAGCCCTGAAGCATGAGGCCGGCCCCTTGATGGAGCTGCTGAGCTGTCGCATGCAGGAGAGACCCCATGGAGAGTGCCGCATCAGCGCTCAACAACTGGGGGGAGCAACAATGCGAATCAAGCGCGAGAGCTCTTCCTTCGTCCACCGCGATTCCATGTGGAAACCCTGGATCACAGCAGCCTGGAATCCTGGAGATCGCTCTGGGCGACAACAAAGTCTTGAGTGGATGAATCAGGTCAGTGCCGACTTGAGCACAACATGCCCTGGAGTGCATCTCGCTCAATTGCATGACCATCTGCCGGGCCATCAACGGGAACTGGTGGACGCCTTCGGGGACTGGTTGCCGGAACTTCGCCAACTCAAGAGCGCACTGGATCCGGAAGGACGATTGCCGCCGCTCTGA
- a CDS encoding sirohydrochlorin chelatase codes for MTQQIVAPAATKHGVLICGHGSRNRLAVAEFEGLANGLKERLTGLPVEYGFLEFARPILRDGLERLRAQGVVKVLAVPAMLFAAGHAKNDIPSVLNTYSAETGLEIDYGRELGVDRLMIAAAGARIEEALNRTSRVDLANTMLVVVGRGSSDPDANSNVAKVTRMLVEGFGFGWGETVYSGVTFPLVEPGLRHVVKLGFKRIIVFPYFLFSGVLVSRIRQHTQRVADDHPDVDFVNASYLGDHSFVLDTFLERVQEVMGGEAAMNCSLCKYRAQVLGFEQEVGLDQSSHHHHVEGLTEACALCERECTGVCQPDGIPIPVGAGHHHDHDHCHEHDQHSHDQHSHDHGHHPYPHADHPLGPTTLRRTAPQQEATGSQI; via the coding sequence GTGACCCAGCAGATCGTTGCTCCTGCTGCAACCAAACATGGAGTTCTGATTTGTGGTCATGGCAGCCGCAACCGTCTGGCGGTTGCCGAGTTCGAGGGGTTGGCCAACGGACTTAAAGAGCGCCTGACCGGATTGCCGGTGGAATATGGCTTTCTTGAATTCGCACGTCCCATCCTGAGAGATGGTCTGGAAAGGCTGCGCGCGCAAGGAGTCGTCAAGGTGCTTGCCGTTCCGGCGATGTTGTTTGCCGCTGGACACGCCAAGAACGACATCCCGTCTGTGCTCAACACCTACAGCGCTGAAACTGGACTGGAGATTGACTACGGCCGTGAACTGGGCGTGGACCGCTTGATGATCGCCGCGGCAGGAGCACGCATTGAGGAGGCTCTCAATAGGACCTCCAGGGTTGATCTCGCCAACACCATGCTTGTGGTCGTGGGTCGTGGTTCTTCGGACCCTGACGCCAATTCCAACGTTGCCAAGGTCACCAGGATGTTGGTGGAGGGTTTTGGTTTCGGCTGGGGGGAAACCGTTTATTCGGGCGTCACATTTCCTCTGGTGGAACCCGGACTGCGTCATGTGGTGAAGCTTGGTTTTAAGCGCATCATCGTGTTTCCTTATTTTCTGTTCTCCGGGGTGTTGGTCAGCCGCATCCGTCAACACACACAACGGGTTGCGGATGATCATCCCGACGTTGACTTTGTCAACGCGTCTTACTTGGGTGATCACAGCTTCGTTCTAGACACGTTCCTGGAGCGGGTTCAGGAAGTGATGGGCGGAGAAGCCGCAATGAACTGCTCTCTCTGCAAATACAGGGCTCAGGTCTTGGGCTTTGAGCAGGAAGTGGGACTTGATCAGTCAAGTCACCATCACCATGTAGAGGGGCTCACGGAAGCCTGTGCACTCTGCGAACGGGAATGCACGGGTGTATGTCAACCCGACGGCATCCCGATTCCAGTGGGCGCTGGGCACCATCACGATCATGACCACTGCCATGAGCATGACCAGCACAGTCATGACCAGCACAGTCATGACCATGGACACCATCCCTACCCCCACGCCGATCACCCCCTCGGACCGACAACGTTGCGTCGAACGGCACCCCAGCAGGAAGCAACTGGGTCTCAAATCTGA
- a CDS encoding DUF2811 domain-containing protein: MDCNHLERCMDPQPATASDGESRFVSLEAEIPEALYQGMKAFVGSNQAWDQSQVMSSALAQFLFQNGCSERAVTELYLDDLFSRSKV, translated from the coding sequence ATGGATTGCAATCACTTGGAGCGCTGCATGGATCCGCAGCCGGCCACTGCATCGGATGGTGAATCACGCTTCGTGAGTCTTGAGGCTGAAATCCCTGAAGCTCTCTACCAGGGCATGAAAGCCTTCGTTGGGTCCAATCAGGCTTGGGATCAGTCCCAGGTCATGAGTTCCGCCCTGGCCCAGTTCCTTTTCCAGAACGGTTGTTCTGAGCGCGCCGTCACGGAGCTCTATCTCGATGATCTATTCAGCCGTTCCAAGGTGTAA